TTGGTCCCCTCGAGTCCGCGCCGGCGGGCATTCAACATACCCCACAGCCGCGGACGGGCCGCGGCCCACGCCTCGATCGGCCCGACCGCACGGTAGAGGAGCGGGTTGACCGAGATCGAGACGATGGCCGCCGCGACCAGCGCGCTCGTGGCCTCTCCGGGCAGCACCTTCAGGCTGGTTCCCAGCGCGGCCAGGATGAACGAGAACTCGCCGATCTGCCCGAGCGCCACGGACACGGCGATCGCGATCCGCACGGGGTACCCGAGGAGCAGAACGATCCCGACGGCCGCGAGCGGCTTCCCGATCATGACGACCGCGAGGGTCGCCAGCACCACCAGCGGGGCGTCGATCAGGTACCGCGGATCGAACAGCATCCCGACCGAGACGAAGAACAGCACCGCGAACGCATCGCGCATCGGCAGAGCGTCGGACGCCGCCCGGAGGCTGAAATCGCTCCGGCCCACGATCATCCCCGCGAGGAACGCGCCCAGGGCCATCGACACACCGAACAGCATCGAAGAACCGACCGCGATCCCCAGTGCCACCACGAGTACCGTCAGGGTAAACAACTCGCGCGACCCGGTGTCGGCCACCCGGTTCAGGAGCCACGGAATGACGCGCCCGCCGACCGGCATCGCCACGACAATCAGCAGGCCGATTTTGACCACCGCCAGTCCAACTGCGAGGGCGAGTCCGCCTTCCGAGTTCCCAAAAAGGGGCGGGAGCAGAACCAGCACAAGAACGGTGAAAATGTCCTCGACGACGAGCCACCCGATCGCGATGTGTCCCGTCGGCGTGTGCAACTCGTTGGCGTCCGAAAGTACCCGTGTCAGGACGACCGTACTGGCAACCGAGAGGGCCAGCCCGAACACCACTCCGGCCGAAGCCCCCCACCCCAGCGCCAGAGCCACGGCCGCCCCGAGCGCCGTCGCCACCAGACTTTGAACAATCGCCCCCGGCAGGGCTATGCGGCGAACGGCAAGCAACTCGTTGAAATGGAAGTGGAGCCCGACCC
The Gemmata palustris DNA segment above includes these coding regions:
- a CDS encoding cation:proton antiporter, with amino-acid sequence MHDTELILTLTFGLTAALAFGYVTHRFGLSPIVGYLLAGIAVGSHTPGFVADKHLAEQMAEIGVILLMFGVGLHFHFNELLAVRRIALPGAIVQSLVATALGAAVALALGWGASAGVVFGLALSVASTVVLTRVLSDANELHTPTGHIAIGWLVVEDIFTVLVLVLLPPLFGNSEGGLALAVGLAVVKIGLLIVVAMPVGGRVIPWLLNRVADTGSRELFTLTVLVVALGIAVGSSMLFGVSMALGAFLAGMIVGRSDFSLRAASDALPMRDAFAVLFFVSVGMLFDPRYLIDAPLVVLATLAVVMIGKPLAAVGIVLLLGYPVRIAIAVSVALGQIGEFSFILAALGTSLKVLPGEATSALVAAAIVSISVNPLLYRAVGPIEAWAAARPRLWGMLNARRRGLEGTNPVLPEEADPRYRAVVIGYGPVGRTLARLLKENGIVPTIIEMNLETVRRLRADGVAAVYGDAARHDTLKEAGLDRAGSLILSASGLKGAEEVVRLARELNPDVRVLARSAYLRERADLRKAGADEVFAGEGEVALAMTESVLRELGAAPEQIDRERERVRTDLFGDAGGEEKKG